A stretch of DNA from Micromonospora sp. NBC_01813:
CGTTCCTGGCGGATATGCGGGACAGTTACGCCGAGCGTCTCCTGCGCACGCAGGGCCACGTGGCGAGTCCGGTGCTGCTGGACGACGTCCACACCGCCGCCGGTCAGATGTTCCTGGACCTGCTGACCCGGGCCCGGAACCAGCATCCGGACCTGGTCGATCCCCTTCTGGTGGTGGCCACCAGTGGCAGGACGCTGCGGGACATCGAGCGGCCGAGCGCGACGGAGCCCAGGCATCTCCTGAACTATGCGGCATGGCGGAGCCGATGGACACCGGACGAGGCGTCGACCTGGTACTTCCCGGTCCGGCTGCGGGACCTCAGCGGGGACGAATCGATCCGATGGGCCCGCGAGCAGGGCGTGTATGACAGGTGGACGGTCACTGCGGTGCACCGGCTGACCGGCGGGCACCCGCTCGGCACTGCCGAGCTGCTCGCCGCCAGTGTCGGCGTCGGTCAGGAAAGGACCGTCGGTGCCGACCAGATGCGGATCAGCGGGCTGGGCGTGCGGCGCGGTGAGGGTGGGATCGCCGAGGACAGTCTCTTGTCCGAGCTGCTGGCCGACCTTCCAGCGGAGTTCCACGACCAGTTGGTCACCTGCTCGGCGAGCCGGAGCCTGACCTCCACCGAAATCCAGGCCGCGCTGGGCGATGTCTCCATTCACGCGGCGGACCACCTGCGGGTCCTGCTCGAACATCGGCTGTGGCTCGATCCGGGTGCGGCGATCCCGGTGCACCCGCTGCTGAGCCGACTGCTGCACCTGCATCTGCAGTCACGGCCGGATGACCACCCGGACAGCTGGGTGACGGTGCACACCCGGCTCCGCAAGCACTGCCTCGACGTCGGCGACACCATCGGATCACTTCACCACAGCCTGGCCCTGGGTGAGGTGCGGCAGGTCGCCCACCATCTTGAGCAGTCGCTCGACAGCGACGGCGACTGGCTCTTCTCGCTCACGCAGGTCACCGCCGCGCCCAACCGGCTGGCGAAGACCGGCGATATCTCCCCCCGAGCGGTCGTCCCCTGGGCGTCGGACGTCGAGCGGCGTGCCGGCACCGTCGCCCTGCTCGTCGCCGGGCTCTGGATCCAGTCCGACCCACTGACGGCGAGCCAGCCGGTGCTGCTACGCAGCACCGCATACCAGTTCACCGAACTCGCCAGCCTCGTGCCGAGGCTGGCGGACGACATGTTCGCGATGGCCGAAGAATGCCGCCGGGAGGCGTACACCTATGACGCATGATCCGATCGAGCCGACCAGTCCGTGGTGGCGGCGGCGGCTGCCCGGTGCGCTCGCCGCCCTGCTGGTGGCCGGCGTCGTCGTCGCCGGCACCTTGTTCTACCTGGACGGCCGGGACACCTGCGGCGACGGCGTGACCAGGTTCGGCGACACCGAGGAGTGCGTCGGGATCACCGACGGCGCTTTCCACTTCGAGCTCGATGGCCCCGACGGGCAGGCCGCGGCTCTGCAGAAGGTGCTGGAGCTGATCGGCGAGGCGAACCACAATGTCAGGGAGAGCGGCCAGGCCTGGTTCAGCGTGGCGTTCGTGCTGCCGATGCCGTGGGGAGATCAGGGGGACTATCCCGCCGTCACCGTGGTTCACCAACTGTACGGCGCGTACGCCGCGCAACTGCAGGCAAATGAGCGCAACGAGCTGAAGGCGCGCCTGCTGGTGGCGAACATCGGGCACGACGGCGTCGCGTGGGAGCAGGTCGCGGAAGACCTGATCAAGCGACGCGCTGCCGACCACCTCGCGGCGGTTGCCGGGCTGGGCCCGAGTCTGGAAGCCACGCAGCAGTTCGCCGCCCGGCTGTCAGCAGCCAGGATTCCCATGGTGGGGGCGTCCATCACCGCCGATGACCTCAACGGCAAGAACTATCCGAACCTCTACCGGGTGTCGCCGACCAACGCCGATGAGGTGGCTGTCGGCCTGCGGTATCTCCAAGATTCCGGGCATCCGGTGGAGGCCAACGCATACCTGCTGACGGTCGGTGGTGCGGACGACACCTACGTCGAGGCACTGAAGGGGGCCTTCCGCTCGACTTTCCAGGACGGCTTCTCCGCGCGGACCATCGATCCGGACGAGACCGGTCACCACCAGGCACTCGAAGGGTTGGCCGGTGACATCTGCGCTCCTGGTCCGCCGGTGATCGCCTACTTCGCCGGCCGGTCCGTCTCGTTGCGGATCTTCCTGACCGCTCTCGGGGACCAGTGCTCGCGGGATCACTCGGTGACCGTCCTGTCCGGCGACGACGCCAGTGCACTGGTCGGGCAGACCGGCCCCGAGCAGACCGTGGCGCTCCACGGAAAGGCGATCCGGCTCCTCTACACCGGGCTGACTCATCCGGAGCAGTGGACGACGGAGCCGGTGGAACTGCGCAAGCTCCGGGAAACCCTCACCGACATGACGGACGGCACCGCACCGGATCTCGCCGACGGGGGGACCATCATGGCGTACGACGCGGTCATGGTGGCCGTCCGTGCTCTCCTCAACGTCGCACCGTCGAAGGACGCGCTGGACAAGCTTGATTCGCTCAGGAACGGGTTCGCGCAGATCAACAACGATTCCCCGTACTGCGGTGCGTCCGGCCCGATCGCGTTGGAGGCGACCCGACCCGAAGCAGCCGGCAACACCGTGAACAAACCCATCCCCGTCATCGAGATCACGCCGACCGGGGTCGGGCAGGTCCGGGCATTGCTGTCCCCCACGGAGCCGGCCAGCGGCGGTGTCTCGTGGGTGGGCAGATGCGGAGCGCAGCAAGGCAGGAACCAACGGTAGGCCGGTCGTCGGTTCAGTCCCGCACTGCTTCACCGGGACCGCCAGTGCCGACCAGAGCACGATCGACGAGGGCACAGTGACCGCGACTGACCGGATTCGCGGCGGTATCACGCAAAGCGAAGTGATGGTCGCAATTGGGTAACGCGGTAGGCTGCCTGCCCGTGAGTCTTCTGCGCTGGCCTTCGCGAGCCCTCCCTCAGGACGCGCCCGTCGCTGCCGGTGGCGGTCCGACCGCGGCGGCGCGGGAATCGGGGTGGCTCGGGTGGCTGCGGCGCAACCAGCGCTGGTGGTATCCGCTGGTGGTGGTCGTGCTGCTGGCGCAGATGGCGTTCGCGATGGTAACCACCGCGGTCGCCCAGGCCCCGACCATCGACGAGCCGGTGTACGTGGGCGCGGCGGCGCTCTACTGGCAGGGCGGTGGCCTGCAGGTCAACCCGGAGCATCCGCCGCTCGGCAAGCTGATCATCGGGGCCGGTCTGGCGTTCGCCGAGCCACGCATCGATCCACAGTTTCAGGGGAACCAGACCGATCTCGGTCGGCACGTGCTGTACGAAGCGGGAAATGACGCCGATCTGTTGTTGCTGCTGGCCCGGCTGCCGATGATTCTGCTGACCCTCGGATTCGGCCTGGTGGTCCTCGCGTTCGCCCGTGACATCACCGGCCGGGCCGGTGCGCTGGTGGCCCTGACGCTGTACGCGTTCACCCCGGACGTCATCGCGCACGGTTCGCTGGCCGCCCTGGATGTGGCCACCGCCGGTTTCCTGCTGACCTCGACCTGGCTGCTGTGGCGGGCCCGGCGGCGGCCGTGGGTCTACCTGCCGTTGGCCGGCCTGGCGCTCGGCGCGGCGCTGGCCACCAAGATGAGCGCGTTGGCGGCGGTCCCGGTGCTGCTGCCGCTGGCAGCCTGGTCGGTCTGGCACGCCCGGCCAGCCTGGCCGGCCCGGCCGTCGTCGCCCCGGACCCGGCGGTTCGCCGTCGCCGGTGGGGCCGCGACCGCGATCGGACTCCTCGCGTTGCTGACCGTGTGGGTCAGCTACCTCGTCGTCGACCCGCGACTGCAGACCGTGCCGCCTGGCTCGGTGCCGGCGATCGACGGGCTACGCGCAACAGTGGTCGACTGGCTGCCGTTTCCCGAGTCGTTCCGCGACGGTATGCGAATCCAGTTCGGCTTCGAGGACTGGAAATGGGGCGGGTACCTGTTCGGTGAGACGTACTCCGGCCACCGGTGGTACTACCTGCCGGCGGCGCTGCTGGTGAAGACGCCGCTCGGTGCGCTGGTGCTCTGGCTCGCCGGTGCGGTCGCGATGCTGGCGGTGCCCCGGCTGCGCCCGGCCGCCGCGTACCTGCTGCTGCCGGCGGGGGTGCTGCTGGCGGTGGCGATGACCGGATCCCGCGACCTGGGTGTGCGGTACGCGCTCTTCGTCCCGGTGTTCCTGGCCGTGGCGGCTGCCGCCCTGACGGCCGTACGGTGGCCGACCGGTCGCGCCCGGCCCGCCCGGATCGCGGCGGTGACCCTGGTCGCGCTGGTCGCGATCAGCTCGGTGCGCGCATTCCCGTTCTATCTTCCGTACGCCAACGAGGCGTTCGGCGGACCGGCCGGCACCTACCACCACCTGCACGACTCGAATGTGGACTGGGGGCAGGATCTGGAGCGGTTGGCGGACCGGCTGCGCCAGCGGTACCCGAACGAGCAGGTGTGGCTGGCGTACAAGGGCGCCGGCGTGCCGGAGTACTACGGCATCGTGGCGGCCGACCCGCGTGAGGTGCCACCGGCACAGGTACGCGGCCTGCTGGTCGTCTCCAACACGTGGGTGGCGACGGCCGGCGGCGAGCTGCGCGAGCTGATCGACAGCAGTGAGCCGATCGGCCAGGTCGGTCACTCGATGACGATCTTCCGCCGCTGACCGCTGACCGCTGACCGCTGCGGCGAGCCCGCTTGGGCGCTGGTCAGGTCGCCGTACAGGTGATGTTGGTTGGTGGGTTGTTGGTCGCGCTGACGCTGGCGATAAATCCGAAGCTGGTGGAGCCGCCGGCGGGCAGTGACCCGTTGTAGGCGGCGTTGGTGACCCGCACGTTCGTGCCGCTCTGGGTGTGGGTGCCGCTCCAGAGCTGGGTGATGACCTGTCCGTTGGTGAAGGTCCAGGTGACGGCCCAGCCCTGGATCGGTGCGGTCCCGGCGGTCACCGTGACCTCGCCCTGGAAGCCGCCGGGCCACGAGCCGGTGACCGCGTACGTCGCCCGCGCCCCGGCGGACGGGGGCGGGCTGGTCGGGCCAGGGGTGGGCGAGAGGGACGGCGTCGGGGACACCGACGGCGTCGGGCTCGCCGACAGGGTCGGCGTCGGCGTCGGTGACGCACCGGGGCGGGTGAGCCGGTAGGTGCGTCCGGCACGGGCGGCGAACTGGACCACGTCGGTCTCGGGTCGGGTGGTGCCCGGTGTGCTGCCGTCGTCGACGTCGGCGAGGGTGAAGCCGCCGGTGAACAGCCGGGCCCGCAGCCGTACGGTGCCGTCGCGGTCGGCCCGCACGTGGAACTCGTCGGCCTGGCCGTCGCGCCACGCCATCGCGACCGTGTAGCCGCCCCGGCCCCGCAGCCCGGCCACCTGCCCGGTCGGCCAGGCGCTGGGTAGCGCCGGCAGCAGGTGCAACTCCCCGTTGTGGCTCTGCAGCAGCATCTCGGCGATGCCGGCGGTCGCTCCGAAGTTCCCGTCGATCTGGAACGGCGGGTGCAGGTCGAACATGTTCGGCGCCAGCCGGTCGGTGCGGACCAGGTCACGCATGAGTTTGTGGGACCGGGCGGCGTCCTCCAACCGGGCCCAGAAGTTGATTTTCCAGGCGAGTGACCAGCCGGTGCCGTCATCGCCCCGGATTTCCAGGGTCCGGCGCGCGGCCTCGAACAGGGTCGGCGTGCCCCGCCGGGTGATCTGGTTGCTGGGGTGCAGGCCGTAGAGGTGGGAGACGTGCCGGTGGTTGCGCTCCGGCTCGACCCAGTCGGCCAGCCACTCCTGGACGTTGCCCCGGGAACCGATCCGCATCGGCGCCAGCCGGTCGCGGGCCGCCCGGACCTGGGTCCGCAACGTCGGATCCACGCCGAGCACCTCGCTGGCGCGGGCGACCCCGTCGAACAGGTCCCGCAGGATCTGGTTGTCCATCGTGGGCCCGGCGCAGACGCTGGCGTCGCCGTGGTGGGCGATCTCGGGGGAGTTCGACGGGTTGGTCACCAGGTGACCCAGCGTCGGATGGGGGACCAGGGTGTCGAGGAAGAACTGGGCCGCGCCCTTCATCGCCGGGTAGTTGGTCTGCAGGAACGTGACGTCACCGGTGAACTGGTAGTGCTCCCAGACGAGGCTGGCCAGCCACGCGCCACCGGTGGGCCACATGCCCCAGAACGCGCCGTCGACCACCGAGGAGCCCCGCCACCCGTCGGTGTTGTGGTGGGTCACCCAGCCACCGGCGCCGTACTGTGCCTGCGCGGTGCGCGCCCCGGTCACCGCCAGATCCCGGACCATGTCGAACACCGGCAGGAAACACTCGGAGAGGTTCGTCGTGTCAGCGGGCCAGTAGTTCATCGGCAGGTTCGCGTTGATCGTGTACTTCGAGTCCCACGGCGGGGTCATCGAGTCGTTCCAGATGCCCTGCAGGTTGGCCGGCTGGCTGCCGGGCCGCGACGAGGAGATCAGCAGGTAGCGGCCGTACTGGAACAGCAACGCGGAGAACTGCGGGTCGGTGACGCTCGCGTGCTGGGCGATCCGCACGTCCGTCGGCTGGTCGGCCGCTGCCGTACGACCCAGGTCGATCGACACCCGGTTGAACAACGCCTGGTAGTCGGCCAGGTGCCGGCTGCGCAGCTGGTCGAAACCGACGGTACGGGCGGCGGCGAGGCGGTTGCGCGCGATGCCCTGGTAGTCGCCGTCGATGGTGCGGAAGTCGACGTAACTGGATCCGATCGACACCAGGACCGTGACGCTGGTGGCGCCGGACACCCGCAGGGTGCCGCCGGAGCTGCTGACCGTACCGCCGGTGGCGACGACGCTCGCCAGGGCGAGGAACCGCACCGCGCCGGTGACCCCCTCCATGGTGCCGGAGATGCCGTCGAGCGCGATCGTGGTGGAGTCCGGGCTGGAGACGGTGGTCCGCTGCGGGCTGTCGAACGTGGCGGTGAACGTGATCGCGTTGGCCCGGTCGGCGGTGAGCCGGGTGACGATCACCTGGTCCGGGGCGCTGGCGAACACGTCCCGCTGGTACCGCACGCCGCTCTGTACGTAGCTGGTGGTGACGACCGCCGTGGTGAGATCGAGGGTGCGGTGGTACTGCGACACCCCGTTGGCAGCGCCGAAGGCCAGCCGCAGGTTGCCGACCGGCTGGTAGGCCAGCTGTCCGCCGGGGGTGCCCATCATCGTCTGGTTGATCAGGTTCTGCGCCTGGCTCCACTGGTCGGCGAAGACCAGCCGGCGGATCTCGGCCAGCGCGCTGGCGCCGCGCGGGTTGGCGGAGTCGTACGGGCCACCGGCCCAGACGGTGTCCTCGTTGAGCTGGAGCCGGTCGGTGTCGACGTTGCCGAAGACCATCGCGCCGAGTCGGCCGTTGCCCACGGGCAGCGCGCGCAGCCAGTCGGTGCCGGCGGGCTCGTCGTACCAGAGTGCCATGTCGTTGGCGGCGAGCACCTGAGCCGGCGTCGCCGGGTCGGCGCGGGCGAGGGCCGTCCATCCGGTCGGCAGCAGCATGGCCCCCGCGCCGGCTGCCCCGGCGGTGAGGAGTTTCCGTCGGGTGATGTCAGACATCGTGGTCTCCAGGGGTGATGGCGCTGCGGCGGTGGAACGGGCCCGTCGCGGACCCGCGCGAGGATGCGGGTCCGCGACGGCACCGGCCGTACGGCCCGTGTGCGCGCTCTCACCGAGCGACCCCTGCCCGAGATCGGACGGTGGAGACCGGGCCGGCCGATCCCTCATTCCCCAGTGAAGTCCGTCGTTG
This window harbors:
- a CDS encoding ABC transporter substrate-binding protein, with the translated sequence MTHDPIEPTSPWWRRRLPGALAALLVAGVVVAGTLFYLDGRDTCGDGVTRFGDTEECVGITDGAFHFELDGPDGQAAALQKVLELIGEANHNVRESGQAWFSVAFVLPMPWGDQGDYPAVTVVHQLYGAYAAQLQANERNELKARLLVANIGHDGVAWEQVAEDLIKRRAADHLAAVAGLGPSLEATQQFAARLSAARIPMVGASITADDLNGKNYPNLYRVSPTNADEVAVGLRYLQDSGHPVEANAYLLTVGGADDTYVEALKGAFRSTFQDGFSARTIDPDETGHHQALEGLAGDICAPGPPVIAYFAGRSVSLRIFLTALGDQCSRDHSVTVLSGDDASALVGQTGPEQTVALHGKAIRLLYTGLTHPEQWTTEPVELRKLRETLTDMTDGTAPDLADGGTIMAYDAVMVAVRALLNVAPSKDALDKLDSLRNGFAQINNDSPYCGASGPIALEATRPEAAGNTVNKPIPVIEITPTGVGQVRALLSPTEPASGGVSWVGRCGAQQGRNQR
- a CDS encoding phospholipid carrier-dependent glycosyltransferase → MSLLRWPSRALPQDAPVAAGGGPTAAARESGWLGWLRRNQRWWYPLVVVVLLAQMAFAMVTTAVAQAPTIDEPVYVGAAALYWQGGGLQVNPEHPPLGKLIIGAGLAFAEPRIDPQFQGNQTDLGRHVLYEAGNDADLLLLLARLPMILLTLGFGLVVLAFARDITGRAGALVALTLYAFTPDVIAHGSLAALDVATAGFLLTSTWLLWRARRRPWVYLPLAGLALGAALATKMSALAAVPVLLPLAAWSVWHARPAWPARPSSPRTRRFAVAGGAATAIGLLALLTVWVSYLVVDPRLQTVPPGSVPAIDGLRATVVDWLPFPESFRDGMRIQFGFEDWKWGGYLFGETYSGHRWYYLPAALLVKTPLGALVLWLAGAVAMLAVPRLRPAAAYLLLPAGVLLAVAMTGSRDLGVRYALFVPVFLAVAAAALTAVRWPTGRARPARIAAVTLVALVAISSVRAFPFYLPYANEAFGGPAGTYHHLHDSNVDWGQDLERLADRLRQRYPNEQVWLAYKGAGVPEYYGIVAADPREVPPAQVRGLLVVSNTWVATAGGELRELIDSSEPIGQVGHSMTIFRR
- a CDS encoding glycosyl hydrolase family 95 catalytic domain-containing protein, giving the protein MSDITRRKLLTAGAAGAGAMLLPTGWTALARADPATPAQVLAANDMALWYDEPAGTDWLRALPVGNGRLGAMVFGNVDTDRLQLNEDTVWAGGPYDSANPRGASALAEIRRLVFADQWSQAQNLINQTMMGTPGGQLAYQPVGNLRLAFGAANGVSQYHRTLDLTTAVVTTSYVQSGVRYQRDVFASAPDQVIVTRLTADRANAITFTATFDSPQRTTVSSPDSTTIALDGISGTMEGVTGAVRFLALASVVATGGTVSSSGGTLRVSGATSVTVLVSIGSSYVDFRTIDGDYQGIARNRLAAARTVGFDQLRSRHLADYQALFNRVSIDLGRTAAADQPTDVRIAQHASVTDPQFSALLFQYGRYLLISSSRPGSQPANLQGIWNDSMTPPWDSKYTINANLPMNYWPADTTNLSECFLPVFDMVRDLAVTGARTAQAQYGAGGWVTHHNTDGWRGSSVVDGAFWGMWPTGGAWLASLVWEHYQFTGDVTFLQTNYPAMKGAAQFFLDTLVPHPTLGHLVTNPSNSPEIAHHGDASVCAGPTMDNQILRDLFDGVARASEVLGVDPTLRTQVRAARDRLAPMRIGSRGNVQEWLADWVEPERNHRHVSHLYGLHPSNQITRRGTPTLFEAARRTLEIRGDDGTGWSLAWKINFWARLEDAARSHKLMRDLVRTDRLAPNMFDLHPPFQIDGNFGATAGIAEMLLQSHNGELHLLPALPSAWPTGQVAGLRGRGGYTVAMAWRDGQADEFHVRADRDGTVRLRARLFTGGFTLADVDDGSTPGTTRPETDVVQFAARAGRTYRLTRPGASPTPTPTLSASPTPSVSPTPSLSPTPGPTSPPPSAGARATYAVTGSWPGGFQGEVTVTAGTAPIQGWAVTWTFTNGQVITQLWSGTHTQSGTNVRVTNAAYNGSLPAGGSTSFGFIASVSATNNPPTNITCTAT